The proteins below come from a single Leifsonia sp. 1010 genomic window:
- a CDS encoding MarR family transcriptional regulator produces the protein MTSETHGSAHYWYEERADERAPGIEVLEAMRAYGVAESAMRRRSEGVLRMSENDVSAMRYLLRAQEAGRTVGPKELAEYLGIQSSSVTALLDRLERAGHIQRQSSPFDRRALIVVPTVPEDELQRAILGDMRQELVDVAASLEPADAAVVVDFLRRMREAVDHIDAADAAGAPNRSGDRSRSSA, from the coding sequence ATGACGTCCGAGACCCACGGATCGGCGCACTACTGGTACGAGGAGCGCGCCGATGAGCGCGCCCCCGGCATCGAGGTGCTCGAGGCGATGCGCGCCTACGGCGTCGCCGAGTCGGCCATGCGCCGACGGTCCGAGGGCGTGCTCCGGATGAGCGAGAACGACGTCTCAGCGATGCGCTACCTTCTGCGCGCCCAGGAGGCCGGCCGCACGGTGGGTCCGAAGGAGCTGGCCGAGTACCTCGGTATCCAGAGCTCGTCGGTGACCGCGCTGCTCGATCGCCTGGAGCGCGCCGGGCACATCCAGCGACAGTCGAGTCCCTTCGACCGGCGCGCCCTGATCGTCGTCCCGACCGTGCCGGAAGACGAACTGCAGCGGGCGATCCTCGGCGATATGCGCCAGGAGCTCGTCGATGTCGCGGCGTCGCTCGAGCCGGCTGACGCCGCCGTGGTCGTCGACTTCCTGCGGCGGATGCGCGAAGCCGTCGACCACATCGACGCGGCTGATGCAGCGGGTGCGCCGAACCGATCCGGCGACCGCTCTCGAAGCAGCGCGTAA
- a CDS encoding MarR family transcriptional regulator, with translation MGENDLRALRFLLKRQNEGVPATPAELGALLKLKSSSVTVMLDRLTVAGWVTRQPHPVDRRSLVILATPGADEEVRHTLDAMHRRMLEAASVLDERQAEIVKGFLGRMSSALEGLDRGDTVS, from the coding sequence ATGGGCGAGAACGATCTGCGTGCGTTGCGATTCCTGTTGAAACGGCAGAACGAGGGTGTTCCCGCGACACCGGCCGAGCTGGGTGCGCTCCTCAAGCTCAAGTCGTCGTCGGTGACCGTGATGCTCGACCGGCTGACCGTGGCCGGCTGGGTCACCCGGCAGCCGCACCCGGTCGACCGGCGCAGTCTGGTCATCCTGGCGACGCCGGGCGCCGACGAAGAGGTGCGGCACACCCTCGACGCGATGCATCGCCGCATGCTGGAAGCCGCCTCGGTGCTCGACGAGCGCCAGGCGGAGATCGTGAAGGGCTTCCTCGGACGAATGTCCTCCGCACTCGAAGGCCTGGACCGCGGCGACACCGTCTCCTGA
- a CDS encoding CsbD family protein, with the protein MGLDDKIENAGEKLGGNAKEATGKATGDERLEAEGKGDQVKADVKQAGEKIKDAFKH; encoded by the coding sequence ATGGGACTGGACGACAAGATCGAGAACGCCGGAGAGAAGCTGGGCGGAAACGCCAAGGAGGCCACGGGTAAGGCCACCGGCGACGAGCGTCTCGAGGCCGAAGGCAAGGGCGACCAGGTCAAGGCCGACGTCAAGCAGGCCGGCGAGAAGATCAAGGACGCCTTCAAGCACTGA
- a CDS encoding helix-turn-helix domain-containing protein yields MIRSVAVPLIDEFAMFEFGVVCEVFGLDRSYAGLEPFDFRVCSIHPGAPVVSPVGVSVTAPYGLEAMDDADLIAVPAATVRDEYPQEFLDALRRAYDRGAILLSVCSGAFALGAAGLLDGRDCTTHWRFSDQLQRRFPEARVDPDVLFVDDGRIITSAGTSAGIDASLHLVRRELGSAVANTIARNMVVPPQRDGGQRQYIDKPVSDCEDDTFSELIDYLTERLDETHTVGSLAERTHMSTRSFSRRFVAETGVPPMQWLTTQRILRARLLLETTDLPIDEVARQCGFGSATLLRHHFDAEVGVPPTRYRAAFARA; encoded by the coding sequence ATGATCCGATCGGTCGCGGTGCCCCTCATCGACGAGTTCGCCATGTTCGAATTCGGGGTCGTCTGCGAGGTCTTCGGTCTTGACCGCAGCTATGCGGGCCTGGAGCCGTTCGATTTCCGCGTGTGCTCCATCCACCCCGGCGCTCCGGTCGTGAGCCCGGTCGGCGTGAGCGTCACCGCCCCCTACGGCCTCGAGGCGATGGACGACGCCGACCTCATCGCCGTCCCCGCCGCCACTGTCCGCGACGAGTACCCGCAGGAGTTCCTGGATGCGCTCCGCCGGGCATACGACCGGGGCGCCATCCTGCTCAGCGTCTGCTCGGGTGCGTTCGCGCTCGGTGCCGCCGGCCTGCTCGACGGCCGCGACTGCACCACGCACTGGCGGTTCTCCGACCAGCTGCAGCGCCGCTTCCCGGAGGCCCGCGTCGACCCCGACGTGCTGTTCGTCGACGACGGCCGCATCATCACCAGCGCGGGCACGTCTGCGGGCATCGATGCCAGCCTCCACCTCGTGCGCCGCGAGCTCGGCAGCGCCGTCGCGAACACGATCGCGCGCAACATGGTCGTTCCGCCGCAGCGCGACGGCGGCCAGCGCCAGTACATCGACAAGCCGGTCAGCGACTGCGAGGACGACACCTTCAGCGAGCTCATCGACTACCTCACCGAGCGCCTCGACGAGACGCACACCGTCGGCAGCCTCGCCGAGCGCACCCACATGTCGACCCGCAGCTTCTCACGGCGCTTCGTCGCGGAGACCGGCGTGCCGCCGATGCAGTGGCTCACCACGCAGCGCATCCTGCGTGCCCGGCTGCTGCTCGAGACGACCGACCTGCCCATCGACGAGGTGGCGCGCCAGTGCGGTTTCGGCAGCGCCACACTGCTCCGCCATCACTTCGACGCGGAGGTGGGCGTCCCTCCGACGCGCTACCGGGCGGCCTTCGCGCGCGCTTGA
- a CDS encoding LacI family DNA-binding transcriptional regulator produces MSPRPASRRAVTVADIARAAKVSKATAARALGDYGQVSDAVRSRVLAAAEELNYRPNALARSMNTGRSNTIGVVVGDIENPFFAHAMRGISDVASKAGYDVILTNSDEDVDAEEAAVDVLLDKQVDALIVAPASSARVAHLAAVGAAGRPLVLLDRRADGEPYDSVTVDNRSAAARATAELLAEGHRRIAFISTHDHPASQYTPGDRITMSSVADRVAGVLETLTAAGIPSPERNIRLDARRRGVDVVARELLESDDPVTAIIASDSLIAMAVFQTIRTLGLSIPDDVSLISFDNPEWTSITTPPLTVVEQPIYELGAAAARRALERIHGERVDDAAVVFDADLLRRSSVGPAPRAAAMPVAAITEFVGRDTP; encoded by the coding sequence TGTCCCCACGCCCCGCATCCCGGCGCGCCGTCACGGTCGCCGACATCGCCCGGGCGGCCAAGGTGTCGAAGGCGACGGCGGCCCGCGCACTGGGCGATTACGGGCAGGTCAGCGACGCCGTCCGCTCCCGCGTGCTGGCCGCGGCGGAGGAGCTCAACTACCGCCCGAACGCTCTCGCCCGGTCGATGAACACCGGCCGCTCGAACACCATCGGAGTGGTCGTCGGCGACATCGAGAACCCGTTCTTCGCGCACGCCATGCGCGGTATCTCCGATGTCGCCAGCAAAGCCGGTTACGACGTCATCCTCACGAATTCCGACGAGGATGTGGATGCGGAGGAAGCGGCCGTCGACGTCCTGCTGGACAAGCAGGTCGACGCCCTGATCGTGGCTCCGGCCTCGTCTGCGCGGGTGGCCCACCTCGCGGCCGTCGGCGCCGCGGGCCGGCCGCTGGTCCTCCTCGACCGCCGGGCCGACGGCGAACCCTACGACTCCGTCACGGTCGACAACCGGTCCGCCGCCGCGCGAGCCACCGCCGAACTCCTCGCCGAGGGGCATCGCCGGATCGCCTTCATCTCGACGCACGACCACCCGGCGTCGCAGTACACGCCGGGCGACCGCATCACCATGTCCAGCGTCGCCGACCGCGTCGCCGGCGTGCTCGAGACGTTGACGGCCGCCGGCATCCCGTCGCCCGAGCGCAACATCCGCCTCGACGCCCGCCGCCGCGGAGTGGATGTGGTGGCGCGCGAGCTTCTCGAGAGCGACGACCCGGTGACCGCCATCATCGCGTCCGACAGCCTCATCGCCATGGCGGTCTTCCAAACCATCCGGACGCTCGGGCTGAGCATCCCGGACGACGTCTCCCTGATCTCGTTCGACAACCCGGAGTGGACGAGCATCACCACGCCGCCGCTGACGGTCGTCGAGCAGCCGATCTACGAGCTGGGTGCCGCCGCCGCTCGTCGTGCGCTGGAGCGCATCCACGGCGAGCGGGTCGATGACGCCGCGGTCGTCTTCGACGCCGATCTGCTGCGTCGCTCGTCGGTCGGACCGGCGCCGCGCGCCGCCGCCATGCCCGTCGCTGCTATCACCGAGTTCGTGGGTCGCGACACGCCGTAA